GCTCGTTCAGTCACAGCCACAGGCGCGGGCGCGGGGGCAGGAGCGGGTGCAGGCACCGGCTGCGCTTCAGGTGTCGGGTCGGTCGCCTCGTCCGTGGGCACCACGGCGGGTGGCAACACCTTCACGGGCTCTGCGCGCCGAGGCACAGCCCCGGTCACCGCCAAGGCAGGCTCAACGGCCGAAGCCCTCATGTCGACATCGGCCGACACGGGCCGCGGCCGGGTTTCCAGGAACGTGGGGAAGACCACCAACCCCGCCACCACCAGCACCAGCATGCCGATCAAGCGACGACGGGCCTGTACACGGGCCGCCTCGACATCGGCGGGCGTGGACACGGCTGGCCGAGCCCCGGGGCGGGCGCCCGCCCCCAGGCGGAAGCGCTGAAAAAATGCCGACACGGACATGGAAGGGCGAGGCTGAAACGTCAACAATCAAAGGCCAGACGCCGGACCAGCGCCAGGCATGTGGGGGGCATTCAGGCGAGGCAGGCCGTCGTGCAGCACCCCACCCACGGTGTAGAAAGAACCGAAGATCAGAATTCTATCCGCCGGGTCGGCCGCGGCCAGCGCCGCGTGCAAGGCAGCCATCGGGTCGGCATGGACGCTCACGGGCGCATCAGGCAGGGTTGCCGACACGCTGGCGCCTCGCTGCACCGTCAAGACGTCCGCCAGAGCCTGCCCGGAAGCCGCCCGGGCTGTGGGCAAATCACAGCAGTACCAGGCATCCACCAGCGGAAGCAGCTTGGCGGCCATGCCTGCCAGATCCTTGTCGGACATCGCCCCCCACACTGCATGGGTGCGCGGGAAAAAACCCATCTGGTCCAGATTGACCGCCAGCGTGGCTGCGGCATGAGGGTTGTGGGCCACGTCCAGGATCAAGGTGGGCTGACCGGGAATGATCTGGAACCGGCCAGGCAACTCCACGGTGGCCAGGCCTGTGCGCACGGCCTGCGCGGACACCGGCAAACGCGACCGAACCGCCTCCAGCGCAGCCAGCACCCCGGCGGCGTTGAGCAGCTGATTGGCGCCGCGCAAGGATGGGTAAGCCATGCCATTGAAGCGCTTGCTGCGCCCGGCCCACGACCATTGCTGTCGATCGCCCGCGTAGTTGAAATCACGACCGAAGCACCACAGATCGGCCTGCAACCCAGCGGCGTGTGCGACCACCGAACCCGGCACCTGCGGGTCAGAGACAACGGCCGGTCGCCCTGCCCTCATGATCCCGGCCTTCTCGTGCCCAATGCGCTCCCGATCTGGGCCCAGGTATTCCATGTGGTCCAGGTCAATGCTGGTGATGATGGCGCAGTCGGTATCGATCACATTGACCGCATCCAGTCGCCCGCCCAGCCCCACCTCCAGGATCACGGCGTCCAGGCCACTGTGGGCCAGCAGACGCAAGATGGCCAGGGTGGTGAATTCGAAATAGGTCAAGGCGGTGTCGCCACGGGCCTGCTCGATCGCGGCAAAGTGAGGCACCAGCGCATGGGGCTGCACCAAGGCGCCGTTCAATCGGCAACGCTCAGTGAAGTGGACCAGGTGGGGTGAACCGTACACCCCCACCTTGAACCCAGCCGCCAGCAAAATGCCTTCCAGCATGGCGCAGGTCGAGCCTTTGCCATTGGTGCCGGCCACCGTGAACACCACGGGGGCACCCTCCTGGGCCGGCTCGCCCACGGGCGTTCCAAGTCGCACCCCGGACGCCGCCCACACACGGCCCACGCGGTCCAGGCCCATGTCGATGGTGACGGGATGCAGGCGCTCGCAGTGGGCCAGCCATTCTTCAAGGGTTGCAGGAGCAGTGGCAGACATGGTGGACAGACAAACAGGGGGGCACAAACCAAAAAACGACGGGCTGCCTCAGCGCAGCCCGCATCACCAGATCAGGGTCAGGGCGCAGAGCCCCCGCTCAGAGACTCAAACGGCCACGGCGTCGGCCGGTTGACGCAGCAAGATGGCCAATTGCCGTGCCACGGCCAGGCGCATCTCACGGCGGTCCATGATCATGTCCACCGCCCCCTTCTGAACCAGGAATTCAGAACGCTGGAAGCCCTCAGGCAGCTTTTCCCGCACGGTGTTCTCGATCACGCGGGGCCCTGCAAAGCCAATGAGGGCCTTGGGCTCGGCGATCACCACGTCACCCATGAATGCGAACGAGGCCGAGACCCCCCCCATCGTGGGATCGGTGAGCACGCTGATGTAAGGCAGGCGCGCCTTGGCCAGACGCGTCAAGGCCGCGTTGGTCTTGGCCATTTGCATCAGGCTCAGCAAGCCTTCTTGCATGCGCGCGCCCCCTGTGGCGGTGAACGAGATGAACGGCGTCTTGGTGGCCACGGCGGCCTCGACACCGCGCACGAAGCGCTCACCCACGACCGAACCCATCGAGCCGCCCATGAAGTCGAACTCGAAACAGGCGGCCACGACCGGAATGCTGTGCACCGATCCGCCCATGACGATCAGGGCATCGGTCTCGCCAGTGGCCTCCATGCCCTGTTTGAGTCGTTCGGGGTACTTTTTGTTGTCCTTGAACTTCAGGGCGTCGATGGGCAAAACCTCTTGCCCGATTTCGTAGCGCCCTTCGGCGTCCAGGAAGGCGTCCAGGCGTGCCCGTGCACCGATTCTGTGGTGGTGTCCGCACTTGGGGCAGACGTTGACATTGGCCTCGAGGTCGTTCTTGTACAAGACGGTCTCGCACGACGGGCACTTCACCCACAAACCCTCGGGCACCGAGCGACGCTCTGAGGGGTCGGTGGGCTGAATCTTGGGGGGAAGGAGTTTCTCGAGCCAGCTCATGGTCAACCTTTCAGGGAATCAAGTGCAGCGCGAATCTCGGCAATGAAGCCGCGGGCCGCTGCCACCACGGTCTCGGGCGACTGCGCTTCCAGCAGCTGCACCAGGCGCGATCCAATCACCACGGCGTCGGACACCGCTGCCACCGCCTTGGCCGTTTCGGCATCCCGGATGCCGAATCCGACACCAACAGGGATGCTGACATGGGCCTTGATGCGGGGCACCATGGCCGCCACAGCGGCGGTGTCAAGGTGGCCGGCGCCGGTCACGCCTTTGAGCGACACGTAATACACATACCCGGCTGCGATGCGGCCCACGACCGCCATGCGCTCTTCGGACGACGTCGGCGCCAGCAAGAAGATGGGGGCCAGGCCCACCGCCTTCAAGCGCGCAGCGAATTCCTCGCACTCTTCGGGCGGGTAGTCCACCACCAAGATGCCATCGACACCGGCGGCCTTGGCGTCGCGCACAAAGCTGCCCGGCCCATGACGGAGG
The DNA window shown above is from Aquabacterium sp. A3 and carries:
- the trpA gene encoding tryptophan synthase subunit alpha, which gives rise to MTRLDQTFATLKEQGRKALIPYITCGDPFPGKTVDIMLAMAEAGADVIELGVPFSDPMADGPVIQRAAERALTHGISLNHVLDDVRAFRQKNATTPIVLMGYANPIENHDLRHGPGSFVRDAKAAGVDGILVVDYPPEECEEFAARLKAVGLAPIFLLAPTSSEERMAVVGRIAAGYVYYVSLKGVTGAGHLDTAAVAAMVPRIKAHVSIPVGVGFGIRDAETAKAVAAVSDAVVIGSRLVQLLEAQSPETVVAAARGFIAEIRAALDSLKG
- a CDS encoding SPOR domain-containing protein, with amino-acid sequence MSVSAFFQRFRLGAGARPGARPAVSTPADVEAARVQARRRLIGMLVLVVAGLVVFPTFLETRPRPVSADVDMRASAVEPALAVTGAVPRRAEPVKVLPPAVVPTDEATDPTPEAQPVPAPAPAPAPAPVAVTERAPERQPPAPASPAVTSVAKRPAVPTTTPPAVAAGSERYVVQFGAFADPKSARDARLKLERMGIKTYAQQIDTPAGKRTRVRMGPYTNRAEADKALAALRKAGLDGKVLTL
- the accD gene encoding acetyl-CoA carboxylase, carboxyltransferase subunit beta, with translation MSWLEKLLPPKIQPTDPSERRSVPEGLWVKCPSCETVLYKNDLEANVNVCPKCGHHHRIGARARLDAFLDAEGRYEIGQEVLPIDALKFKDNKKYPERLKQGMEATGETDALIVMGGSVHSIPVVAACFEFDFMGGSMGSVVGERFVRGVEAAVATKTPFISFTATGGARMQEGLLSLMQMAKTNAALTRLAKARLPYISVLTDPTMGGVSASFAFMGDVVIAEPKALIGFAGPRVIENTVREKLPEGFQRSEFLVQKGAVDMIMDRREMRLAVARQLAILLRQPADAVAV
- the folC gene encoding bifunctional tetrahydrofolate synthase/dihydrofolate synthase; translation: MSATAPATLEEWLAHCERLHPVTIDMGLDRVGRVWAASGVRLGTPVGEPAQEGAPVVFTVAGTNGKGSTCAMLEGILLAAGFKVGVYGSPHLVHFTERCRLNGALVQPHALVPHFAAIEQARGDTALTYFEFTTLAILRLLAHSGLDAVILEVGLGGRLDAVNVIDTDCAIITSIDLDHMEYLGPDRERIGHEKAGIMRAGRPAVVSDPQVPGSVVAHAAGLQADLWCFGRDFNYAGDRQQWSWAGRSKRFNGMAYPSLRGANQLLNAAGVLAALEAVRSRLPVSAQAVRTGLATVELPGRFQIIPGQPTLILDVAHNPHAAATLAVNLDQMGFFPRTHAVWGAMSDKDLAGMAAKLLPLVDAWYCCDLPTARAASGQALADVLTVQRGASVSATLPDAPVSVHADPMAALHAALAAADPADRILIFGSFYTVGGVLHDGLPRLNAPHMPGAGPASGL